The Phycisphaeraceae bacterium genome includes a window with the following:
- a CDS encoding Na+/H+ antiporter subunit E translates to MIGLFLLNLFLATLYMALLGSVSTINLAFGLLIGFAITVLVSKLTGDGSYLKSITRLIAFSWYFVRILVIANLQVAYEVLTPTHHMKPRILRYNVDGLTDVQKTTIANAITLTPGTLTSDISEDGRHLYIHAMYAGTREEAIAELDMLRDRILKEVFRA, encoded by the coding sequence ATGATTGGCCTGTTTCTGCTGAATCTGTTCCTGGCCACGCTCTATATGGCGCTGCTGGGATCGGTATCGACGATCAACCTTGCGTTTGGTCTGCTCATCGGTTTTGCCATCACGGTGCTGGTATCAAAACTGACCGGCGATGGTAGCTACCTCAAGAGCATCACGAGACTCATCGCCTTTAGCTGGTATTTCGTCCGGATTCTGGTGATCGCCAATCTTCAGGTGGCTTACGAGGTGCTGACGCCTACGCATCACATGAAGCCCAGAATCCTGCGTTACAACGTTGATGGTCTGACAGACGTCCAGAAGACCACGATTGCAAACGCAATCACGCTGACGCCTGGCACTCTGACCTCGGATATCTCCGAGGATGGCCGACACTTGTACATCCACGCGATGTATGCGGGCACGCGCGAGGAAGCGATTGCTGAGTTGGACATGCTTCGTGACCGTATCCTCAAGGAGGTCTTCCGAGCATGA
- a CDS encoding proton-conducting transporter membrane subunit, which translates to MIPDLSNLIVLYCLVPLFAGLLSVALVNHQWPSRILGVISFATLFLGAVSTLCAIVPGQDILVSQMGGWAAPYGITLVFDSFSGMLIAAAAAVSLGAYIHSFSTLQPKVERRYFHPLIQMLIFGVNLSFLTGDLFNLFVAFEIMLMASYALLCLGASDQQLRHAYKYVLLNILASTVFLMGAGMVYGMLGTLNIADMARIVAEAQANGESLPVGFTAIGVLFLFVFGLKGAFFPLWFWLPDTYWTVPIAIGGLFGGLLTKVGVYTIARLFPLVFAQAPPIGVEASDMRVLIMALIAASAAFTMFLAVLGAVSQHHIRRILSIHVISQVGYMVFGIAVMTGQALAGCAFYMIQHMVVKCSLFLCCGLMEKHSGTDDLDKLGSLLKRDKWLGVLFFVAAMSLVGLPPLSGFFGKMVIIQSGWSAGLWWLAIIGLLTGALTLLSMLKIWSYGFWNPGPSPEAEPAAVVRSSNHFAYIGTVMLVTMALFLGFGAPVAYEAAFVAGEQLYNPTAYVEAVLGDGRLGDIAWSDTMDQPTVTPTENLALRTAP; encoded by the coding sequence GTGATCCCTGATCTATCCAACCTGATCGTTCTTTACTGCTTGGTCCCGTTGTTTGCGGGGCTGCTGAGTGTGGCGCTCGTGAACCACCAGTGGCCGTCGCGGATCCTCGGTGTGATCAGTTTCGCGACGCTCTTTCTGGGTGCGGTTTCAACGCTCTGCGCTATCGTGCCCGGCCAGGACATCCTCGTGAGTCAGATGGGTGGCTGGGCCGCTCCTTATGGCATCACCTTGGTGTTTGACAGTTTCTCGGGGATGCTGATTGCAGCGGCAGCGGCGGTGTCACTCGGCGCTTACATCCACAGCTTCTCGACACTGCAGCCAAAGGTGGAACGCCGGTATTTTCATCCGCTGATTCAGATGCTTATTTTTGGTGTGAACCTCAGCTTTCTCACCGGCGATCTGTTCAACCTGTTTGTGGCGTTCGAGATCATGCTGATGGCTTCGTACGCCCTGCTTTGCCTTGGGGCGTCGGATCAGCAGCTTCGACATGCTTACAAGTATGTTCTGCTGAATATTCTGGCCTCGACGGTGTTCCTGATGGGTGCCGGGATGGTTTACGGCATGCTGGGCACGCTGAATATTGCTGACATGGCACGGATCGTTGCCGAGGCTCAGGCCAATGGCGAAAGTCTGCCGGTCGGGTTTACAGCGATCGGCGTGCTGTTCCTGTTTGTGTTTGGGCTAAAGGGTGCGTTCTTCCCACTCTGGTTCTGGCTTCCGGATACCTACTGGACGGTGCCGATCGCGATTGGTGGTTTGTTTGGCGGACTGCTGACGAAGGTCGGCGTGTACACCATCGCCCGACTGTTCCCGCTGGTGTTTGCTCAGGCCCCGCCGATTGGTGTTGAGGCTTCGGACATGCGTGTGCTGATCATGGCACTGATCGCGGCGTCCGCGGCATTCACCATGTTTCTCGCGGTGCTCGGCGCCGTGTCACAGCACCACATCCGAAGAATCCTGTCGATTCATGTAATCAGCCAGGTCGGTTACATGGTGTTCGGGATCGCCGTCATGACTGGGCAGGCTCTGGCAGGCTGCGCCTTCTACATGATCCAGCACATGGTGGTGAAGTGCTCGCTGTTCCTGTGCTGCGGGTTGATGGAGAAGCATTCAGGGACTGACGACCTGGATAAGCTCGGTTCCCTGCTGAAGCGCGACAAGTGGTTGGGTGTACTGTTTTTTGTTGCGGCGATGAGTCTTGTTGGGCTCCCACCGCTGTCAGGCTTCTTCGGAAAGATGGTGATTATCCAGTCAGGCTGGTCGGCGGGATTGTGGTGGCTGGCGATCATCGGGTTACTCACCGGAGCACTCACGTTGCTGTCGATGCTGAAGATCTGGAGCTATGGCTTCTGGAATCCGGGGCCGTCTCCTGAGGCAGAACCCGCTGCGGTGGTACGGTCATCAAACCACTTTGCGTACATCGGGACGGTAATGCTCGTGACCATGGCGCTGTTCCTTGGCTTTGGTGCTCCAGTGGCCTATGAGGCTGCGTTCGTTGCTGGCGAGCAGCTCTACAACCCCACGGCGTATGTCGAGGCGGTTCTAGGCGACGGGCGACTGGGTGATATTGCCTGGTCGGACACGATGGATCAGCCCACGGTCACGCCAACCGAGAACCTTGCGTTGAGGACCGCACCATGA
- a CDS encoding proton-conducting transporter membrane subunit — MDAAWIMLFAVLAPLATGLLTLLLPRESITPRVLLAALGPLVAFGLLWVGSTQIYEAAAVHVAGHGGHAEVHHASGASAYAAIPLPTSGVIPWMTDLNLDLAFNADGLSIFFSLLVSGIGLMIVLYARGYFGPDKDSLFRFYPTLGFFMTAMLGIVVSDYTLQMLLFWEMTSISSFLLIGWDRYDKKAVKLAMQAFFTTGLGGMGLFGGILLLGVTTDIWRWSELTAQIGQIDLADPWVIGAFLLIFIGAATKSAQWPFHYWLPGAMAAPTPVSAFLHSATMVKAGVFLAGRIMPAMSEITLFPWLLIGLGAITMLLGGVIAIQQHDLKRIFAYTTVSQLGLLMAMYGLGAITYPHVGNDGITHLLPAIDLDLTQIANHAFYKAPLFIAAGAIGHFLSRDITRLTGAFYKFPATCLVLLLAGYGLAAGPGTISFQAKELFLYAIYHATEVSAWFWLLMLMTIVTAVCNVAIFVRLATTLLGLPGGMGAFAVPDHDDHHHAHPPEGGLWGSLIWLPGLLLVIPQYVGGLFPGLWNSVFMSGERFAFYESFAQGVPSVWYLVAHPGVPLYCSLAAIIGGVIVGFLPHLRRAVVDVHDTIYPASYWLAVTGGGRVFRMVQTGRLRQYMLIVLFTFLAMFAGAVVNDTRMIEVALVALGDLSAWFEYWPGLLMGMLVCGSALCIPATEIRVVRILLLGACGFAVVGIYLIYRAPDLALTQLMFEIISVLLFVVVLRLLPRDQPQSHAGRPMRIAVSVAVGLVMGWMTLLAATADRPIDDSALLGTVFAQNSYYGDPNSALLSERGGGGSNIVNVILVDFRGWDTLGEVVVLAIAALGVWSLLPSRRKVPTPA; from the coding sequence ATGGACGCAGCCTGGATCATGCTCTTTGCCGTATTGGCCCCGTTAGCCACGGGTCTGCTGACGCTGCTGCTCCCGCGAGAGAGCATCACACCACGCGTGCTGCTGGCTGCGCTGGGACCGTTGGTTGCGTTTGGGTTGCTCTGGGTTGGTTCGACTCAGATCTATGAGGCCGCTGCGGTTCATGTGGCGGGGCATGGTGGTCATGCAGAGGTGCATCATGCTTCGGGCGCGAGTGCCTACGCGGCGATCCCGCTTCCGACAAGTGGTGTCATCCCGTGGATGACTGACCTGAATCTGGACCTTGCGTTTAATGCCGATGGCTTGTCGATCTTCTTCTCGCTGCTGGTGTCGGGCATCGGGCTGATGATCGTTTTGTATGCGCGAGGATACTTCGGCCCTGATAAGGACTCGCTGTTTCGGTTCTATCCCACGCTTGGCTTTTTCATGACAGCGATGCTGGGCATCGTGGTGTCTGACTACACCCTACAGATGCTGCTGTTCTGGGAGATGACGTCGATTTCGTCATTTTTACTGATCGGCTGGGACCGTTACGACAAGAAGGCCGTGAAGCTCGCCATGCAGGCGTTCTTCACGACCGGGTTGGGCGGGATGGGCTTGTTCGGCGGGATTCTGCTGCTGGGCGTCACCACGGACATCTGGCGGTGGTCCGAGTTGACAGCGCAGATTGGTCAGATCGATCTGGCTGATCCTTGGGTCATCGGGGCGTTTTTACTGATTTTTATTGGTGCCGCGACGAAATCGGCCCAATGGCCGTTCCACTACTGGTTGCCAGGTGCCATGGCGGCTCCTACGCCTGTGTCGGCGTTCCTGCATTCGGCGACGATGGTGAAGGCGGGTGTGTTCCTCGCGGGCCGGATCATGCCAGCGATGTCGGAAATCACGTTGTTCCCCTGGCTGTTGATTGGCTTGGGAGCGATCACGATGCTGCTGGGCGGGGTGATTGCGATCCAGCAGCACGACCTCAAGCGGATTTTTGCCTACACAACCGTGTCGCAGCTTGGGCTGCTGATGGCGATGTACGGGCTGGGCGCGATCACATACCCACACGTGGGCAATGATGGCATCACGCACCTGCTGCCAGCGATTGATCTGGACCTGACCCAGATCGCGAATCATGCTTTTTACAAGGCTCCGCTGTTTATCGCGGCGGGAGCGATCGGGCACTTCCTGTCACGAGATATCACGCGGTTAACCGGAGCGTTCTACAAGTTCCCTGCCACCTGCCTGGTGTTGCTGCTGGCGGGGTACGGACTGGCTGCGGGACCGGGGACGATCAGTTTCCAGGCCAAAGAACTGTTCTTGTATGCGATCTACCACGCGACAGAGGTGTCGGCATGGTTCTGGTTGCTGATGCTGATGACGATCGTGACGGCGGTATGCAATGTCGCGATCTTTGTCCGACTGGCGACAACGCTGTTGGGACTTCCTGGCGGGATGGGTGCGTTCGCTGTTCCGGATCACGATGATCACCACCACGCGCATCCACCTGAGGGTGGCTTGTGGGGTTCGCTGATCTGGTTGCCGGGTCTGCTTCTGGTGATCCCGCAGTATGTCGGCGGGCTATTCCCCGGCTTGTGGAACTCGGTGTTTATGTCCGGTGAGCGTTTTGCGTTCTACGAAAGTTTCGCTCAGGGCGTGCCGAGCGTGTGGTACCTGGTGGCGCATCCTGGCGTGCCGCTTTATTGCTCGCTGGCGGCGATAATCGGTGGCGTGATCGTCGGTTTTCTGCCTCACCTTCGACGCGCGGTGGTGGATGTGCACGACACGATCTATCCCGCGTCCTACTGGTTGGCCGTCACCGGTGGTGGCCGTGTCTTCAGGATGGTCCAGACAGGCCGATTGCGTCAGTACATGTTGATTGTGCTGTTTACCTTCCTGGCAATGTTCGCCGGTGCAGTGGTCAACGACACAAGGATGATTGAGGTCGCGTTGGTTGCGCTCGGCGATCTCTCAGCGTGGTTCGAGTACTGGCCGGGGCTCCTGATGGGGATGCTGGTATGCGGATCGGCGTTGTGCATCCCGGCGACGGAGATCCGCGTCGTACGTATTTTGCTGCTAGGAGCTTGTGGTTTCGCGGTGGTGGGGATCTACCTGATATACCGGGCTCCTGACCTCGCGTTGACGCAGTTGATGTTCGAGATTATCTCGGTTCTGTTGTTTGTGGTCGTGCTCCGCCTGCTGCCTAGAGACCAGCCGCAGAGTCATGCCGGCCGGCCGATGCGAATCGCGGTCAGCGTGGCGGTGGGGCTGGTGATGGGGTGGATGACACTCTTGGCGGCAACGGCTGATCGTCCGATTGATGACTCGGCTCTGCTGGGCACCGTGTTTGCTCAGAACAGTTACTATGGCGATCCGAACTCCGCGTTGCTCTCTGAGCGAGGCGGTGGCGGGTCGAACATCGTGAATGTGATTTTGGTTGATTTCCGCGGTTGGGACACGCTCGGGGAGGTGGTGGTCCTGGCGATCGCTGCCTTGGGTGTGTGGTCTCTGTTGCCCAGCCGGAGAAAGGTTCCGACACCGGCATGA
- the nadD gene encoding nicotinate (nicotinamide) nucleotide adenylyltransferase, with product MSERTILIFGGTFDPPHRAHLELPEQARVALNADLILYVPAGVPPHKVGQRITDGQHRLAMLRLALADREHARIDIRELDAPADDPSFTVKTLEALRRDHPENTHLRLLIGSDQAAVFDTWREPERIERLAPPAVMIRPPLTAELFIDGLAADQAERWRRRLVEVDSTDLSATAIREAIRSGGPIPKSVPARVRDYIKQHGLYRD from the coding sequence ATGAGCGAGCGGACGATTCTGATTTTTGGCGGGACGTTCGACCCGCCCCATCGCGCGCACCTTGAGTTGCCAGAACAAGCTCGGGTCGCGCTGAATGCTGACCTGATTCTTTATGTGCCTGCGGGGGTTCCGCCTCATAAAGTGGGCCAGCGGATTACAGATGGCCAACACAGATTAGCGATGTTACGGTTGGCGTTAGCGGATCGAGAGCACGCTCGAATCGATATCCGTGAGCTGGATGCTCCCGCAGATGATCCGTCATTCACGGTCAAGACGCTCGAGGCGCTAAGACGAGATCATCCTGAGAACACGCACCTGCGATTGTTGATCGGCTCGGATCAGGCGGCGGTGTTTGATACCTGGCGCGAGCCGGAGCGGATTGAGAGGTTGGCCCCACCCGCGGTGATGATCCGCCCACCTTTGACCGCAGAATTGTTTATCGATGGACTCGCTGCTGACCAGGCAGAGCGGTGGCGAAGGCGGCTGGTTGAGGTTGATTCGACTGACCTAAGCGCAACAGCGATCCGCGAGGCGATTCGCTCTGGCGGACCAATCCCAAAGAGCGTTCCCGCTCGAGTCCGTGACTACATCAAGCAGCATGGTCTCTATCGGGATTAA
- a CDS encoding NADH-quinone oxidoreductase subunit C, translated as MSQPQLNHPTLPLLKAQFPDNTLYATEFRGQTTVVVTPADLHDVLAFLKQDDGSRYAMLNDIAGIDYLNYPEPKGLPPQGRFGVIYNLTSLDNDLRVFIKTYVDPTMDTSGIAEDPALELDSVTDLWPGAEWLEREVYDMFGIRFRNHPDLRRILLWEKYPAHPLRKDYPVRGRGERETFNVVDRDSA; from the coding sequence ATGAGCCAGCCGCAGCTAAATCACCCGACTCTTCCACTGCTCAAAGCGCAGTTTCCAGACAACACTCTGTACGCCACCGAGTTCCGCGGGCAGACCACCGTCGTCGTCACGCCTGCGGACCTTCACGATGTGCTTGCCTTCCTCAAGCAGGACGATGGTTCCCGTTACGCGATGCTCAACGACATCGCCGGCATCGACTACCTCAACTACCCCGAGCCCAAAGGTCTGCCGCCCCAGGGCCGGTTTGGCGTGATCTACAACCTCACCAGCCTCGACAACGATCTCCGGGTCTTTATTAAGACCTACGTTGATCCCACCATGGATACCTCTGGGATCGCTGAAGACCCCGCCCTCGAACTTGATTCTGTTACTGATCTCTGGCCCGGTGCCGAGTGGCTAGAGCGCGAGGTTTACGACATGTTTGGGATTCGATTCCGCAACCACCCCGACCTCCGACGCATCCTGCTCTGGGAGAAGTATCCAGCACACCCGCTGCGAAAAGATTATCCCGTCCGCGGTCGTGGTGAACGCGAGACCTTCAATGTTGTCGATCGCGACTCTGCCTGA
- a CDS encoding sodium:proton antiporter, producing the protein MTVILAVCVAVTVAVAMYLLLSRELKGIAMGVFLIGHSANLVILAMSRSPVITTAEGSKSLKLPPILGYGEDAADPLSNMVDPLPQALILTAIVISFGVMGFLLALIVVTGRVTGTLDLEDFDDNPEGVDPERQAFSARWNAPIPDPTLNNPHPSARASGRPEEIATP; encoded by the coding sequence ATGACAGTGATCCTCGCGGTCTGTGTTGCGGTGACCGTTGCTGTAGCGATGTACTTGCTCCTGAGCCGAGAGCTCAAGGGTATCGCGATGGGTGTGTTTCTGATTGGTCACTCCGCCAATCTCGTGATCCTTGCGATGAGTCGGTCGCCGGTGATCACAACCGCCGAGGGCAGTAAGTCGCTCAAGCTCCCACCAATTCTTGGCTATGGCGAGGACGCAGCGGATCCGCTGTCGAACATGGTGGACCCGCTGCCGCAGGCGCTGATTCTCACAGCGATCGTGATCAGCTTCGGTGTGATGGGTTTTCTGCTGGCGTTGATCGTGGTGACCGGTCGTGTGACCGGGACCCTTGATCTTGAGGATTTCGACGACAACCCGGAGGGCGTGGATCCTGAGCGCCAGGCGTTTTCGGCTAGGTGGAATGCCCCGATCCCTGATCCGACACTCAACAACCCTCACCCAAGCGCCCGGGCATCGGGTCGACCCGAGGAGATCGCCACGCCGTGA
- a CDS encoding monovalent cation/H+ antiporter complex subunit F: MNTTPSLILAAAKPVDDATANHYGHLPPPDPSTFIDPLITACLWIGVITMFAGILLCLYRIVKGPHLADRVLAADSLGLQVVGLVLVLAIRTRIDAFFDAALTVAIIGFASTVAFGQYIGARAQGEGPSANQETA, from the coding sequence ATGAACACGACTCCTTCCCTGATCCTGGCAGCGGCCAAGCCGGTTGATGATGCGACCGCCAACCACTACGGGCATCTTCCACCACCGGACCCCTCGACGTTCATCGATCCGTTGATCACGGCCTGCCTGTGGATTGGCGTCATCACGATGTTCGCGGGCATTCTTCTGTGCCTGTACCGGATCGTGAAGGGCCCCCATCTCGCCGACCGTGTTCTGGCTGCGGATTCATTAGGCTTGCAGGTGGTGGGGCTGGTCTTGGTGCTGGCGATCCGCACACGAATTGATGCCTTTTTTGACGCGGCTCTAACGGTAGCGATCATCGGGTTCGCAAGCACCGTTGCATTTGGGCAATACATCGGTGCACGGGCCCAGGGCGAGGGCCCCTCGGCAAATCAGGAGACCGCCTAG
- a CDS encoding Glu/Leu/Phe/Val dehydrogenase has translation MNQQSDAFKILDELGFRYDPVNLYQQVLGSVLRAAEVVDAPRYLRLIMAQPKNELIVHFPVQLDTGQWRLFKGYRVQHNNILGPYKGGIRYHADVSLDHVKALAVLMTMKCSLMRLPLGGAKGGVQVDPYSLTNGERMRLTRRFVSALGENIGPDHDIPAPDVGTNAQTMAWMADTYENFSTTHGRLGGQAIVTGKPLEFGGSHGREKATGQGLVYVLEQMMDPLGMKLSGMRFSLIGYGNVGSWTGKLLCERGAKLVAVIDHTGAIRNPAGIHAHALADYVKEHHGVAGFDGTEAIDEKAFYSEDVDILIPAALEQMIDEQRAEWIKASVVAEGANAPMTPEGERVLLAKGITVLPAILCNAGGVTVSYFEWKQNRQAETWEEERVDMELREHIVAAGRLVRSAAEQFDCDLRTAAYIAAFEHLDVVYKIRGIFP, from the coding sequence ATGAATCAGCAGAGCGACGCCTTTAAAATCCTTGATGAACTCGGCTTCCGCTACGATCCTGTGAACCTTTACCAGCAGGTTCTCGGTTCCGTCCTGCGTGCCGCTGAAGTCGTCGATGCTCCACGGTACCTGCGCCTCATCATGGCCCAACCGAAGAATGAGCTGATCGTTCACTTCCCTGTTCAACTCGACACCGGGCAGTGGCGTCTTTTTAAAGGCTATCGCGTCCAGCACAACAATATCCTGGGCCCCTACAAGGGCGGGATTCGTTACCACGCTGACGTCAGCCTCGATCATGTCAAAGCTCTTGCCGTTTTGATGACCATGAAGTGTTCCCTGATGCGGCTGCCCTTAGGTGGAGCCAAAGGCGGGGTCCAGGTCGATCCATATTCACTCACCAACGGCGAGCGTATGCGACTGACTCGGCGTTTCGTCTCCGCCCTGGGCGAAAACATCGGACCCGACCACGACATCCCCGCCCCTGATGTCGGCACCAACGCCCAGACCATGGCGTGGATGGCCGATACCTACGAAAACTTTTCCACGACCCATGGCCGTCTGGGCGGGCAAGCCATCGTCACCGGCAAACCTCTTGAGTTTGGCGGGTCGCATGGCCGCGAAAAAGCTACTGGACAAGGGCTTGTCTACGTTCTCGAACAGATGATGGACCCGCTTGGCATGAAGCTTTCGGGTATGCGTTTTAGCCTGATCGGCTACGGCAACGTCGGTTCGTGGACCGGCAAGCTCCTCTGCGAGCGTGGGGCCAAGCTCGTCGCCGTCATCGACCACACCGGAGCGATCCGCAACCCTGCCGGTATCCACGCCCACGCCCTTGCCGATTACGTCAAAGAACACCATGGCGTCGCTGGTTTTGATGGTACCGAAGCGATCGATGAGAAGGCGTTCTACAGCGAAGACGTCGATATTCTTATCCCTGCTGCTCTTGAACAGATGATCGATGAGCAACGCGCTGAGTGGATCAAAGCCAGCGTCGTCGCTGAGGGAGCTAACGCTCCGATGACACCCGAAGGCGAGCGTGTGCTGTTGGCCAAGGGCATTACGGTGCTGCCCGCCATCCTGTGCAACGCAGGCGGTGTGACCGTTAGTTATTTCGAGTGGAAACAGAATCGCCAGGCCGAGACCTGGGAAGAAGAGCGCGTCGATATGGAACTCCGCGAGCACATAGTCGCCGCCGGACGACTCGTTCGAAGCGCTGCCGAGCAGTTCGACTGCGATCTGCGAACCGCTGCTTACATCGCCGCCTTCGAGCATCTCGACGTCGTCTACAAAATCCGCGGAATCTTCCCTTAA
- a CDS encoding MnhB domain-containing protein — protein sequence MSTIILRISMSLILPIGLVFALYMAFKGHNEPGGGFIGGLMAAATLAIFRMSSGAAELDKLLPCHPRVLVSLGLSIALATAVAPLFVGEGLLRSYLWDLNLPFGESLHIASAMFFDVGVFLVVVGICVGMISRFSEELEL from the coding sequence ATGAGCACGATCATCCTGCGAATCTCGATGAGTCTGATCCTGCCTATCGGGCTTGTGTTTGCCCTGTATATGGCGTTTAAGGGTCACAACGAACCGGGCGGCGGGTTTATTGGTGGCCTTATGGCGGCGGCCACCCTCGCCATCTTCCGGATGTCATCGGGGGCTGCCGAACTGGACAAGCTACTGCCCTGCCACCCTCGGGTCTTGGTATCGCTAGGGCTGTCGATCGCCTTGGCGACGGCGGTGGCCCCGCTGTTTGTTGGGGAGGGCCTGCTGCGATCTTATCTATGGGACCTGAATCTACCGTTTGGAGAATCACTGCACATTGCATCAGCGATGTTTTTTGACGTGGGTGTTTTTCTGGTTGTGGTCGGCATCTGCGTGGGGATGATCAGCCGATTCAGCGAGGAGCTTGAGCTATGA
- a CDS encoding PilZ domain-containing protein, translating to MSNASLRLTPDANVEPDSFLFERRQSIRRRMRGKVTALIMSREDLNRSVTSRKICAMSLSDMSETGLGALSQEPAKLGDEITIFFPPHGPEKGFDLKGTIVRQSSGDEGETRIGIRYSRQIMAA from the coding sequence ATGTCAAACGCATCACTTCGACTCACACCGGATGCCAATGTGGAACCCGACTCGTTCCTCTTTGAACGCAGGCAGAGTATCCGCCGGCGGATGCGAGGCAAGGTCACAGCCCTGATCATGTCACGGGAAGACCTGAACCGGTCGGTGACCAGCAGGAAGATCTGTGCGATGTCGCTGTCGGACATGTCGGAGACCGGTCTCGGTGCCCTGAGCCAGGAGCCAGCGAAGTTGGGGGATGAGATCACGATTTTCTTCCCGCCTCATGGTCCCGAGAAGGGCTTTGATCTGAAAGGAACGATCGTCCGACAGTCGTCTGGCGATGAGGGAGAGACGAGGATCGGGATCCGGTACAGCCGGCAGATCATGGCGGCCTGA
- the mnhG gene encoding monovalent cation/H(+) antiporter subunit G, producing MSYFTDALTLLTLLIGMAFMLIGAIGIVRLPDTYHRLHAASKCATLGLAGLLLASVFHIGTLAVVTKAIVTLVFACVAVPVGSHILAKAALLDRAPLWEGTLSDEWSEDQPS from the coding sequence ATGAGTTACTTCACTGATGCATTGACGCTTTTGACGCTTCTCATCGGCATGGCCTTCATGCTCATCGGGGCGATCGGTATTGTCCGGCTGCCTGACACATATCACCGGCTCCATGCAGCGTCGAAGTGCGCCACGCTTGGCCTGGCCGGTTTGCTGCTGGCGTCGGTGTTTCACATCGGAACGCTGGCTGTCGTGACCAAGGCGATTGTGACGCTGGTCTTCGCGTGCGTGGCCGTACCGGTGGGCTCCCATATCCTGGCGAAAGCCGCGCTGCTCGATCGTGCCCCGCTTTGGGAAGGCACGCTCTCAGACGAGTGGTCGGAAGACCAGCCTTCGTGA
- a CDS encoding HIT domain-containing protein — protein MSEPRPLWAPWRIDYLRSSHPDIEQSDCFLCLAGEPSPDQATLDARLVLAQTETVSVLLNRYPYTNGHLLVAPNRHVAELSDLDHTELTALMHAIAWAEKLVRSAVCAQGVNIGMNLGRCAGAAVPGHLHAHVVPRWNGDVNFMETIGNARIMPQALEQALDDLRVAMKKAEPLSSAS, from the coding sequence ATGAGCGAACCGCGACCCCTCTGGGCCCCCTGGCGCATCGACTACCTCCGCTCAAGCCATCCCGATATCGAGCAGAGTGACTGTTTCCTCTGCCTCGCTGGTGAGCCTTCCCCCGATCAGGCCACCCTCGATGCGCGACTCGTCCTGGCCCAGACCGAGACCGTCTCGGTTCTCCTCAACCGTTACCCCTATACCAATGGCCACCTTCTGGTCGCGCCCAACCGCCACGTCGCCGAGCTGAGCGATCTCGATCACACCGAGCTGACAGCCCTCATGCACGCAATCGCATGGGCCGAAAAGCTCGTCCGCTCCGCCGTCTGCGCCCAAGGCGTCAACATCGGTATGAACCTCGGGCGATGCGCCGGCGCCGCTGTTCCCGGTCACCTCCACGCTCATGTTGTCCCCCGATGGAACGGCGACGTGAACTTCATGGAAACCATCGGCAACGCCCGCATCATGCCCCAGGCCCTCGAACAAGCTCTCGATGACCTGCGTGTGGCTATGAAAAAAGCGGAGCCATTAAGCTCCGCTTCATAA